The genomic DNA GTCGGACGGGTATCAAACGTCAAATTCAATCCACTAGCAACCATTTCCGTGCACAGTGACTTCGTGGCGAGATATTCCAAAGCCCCGAGCCGATTGTCGGCTTGCCGGAGTATCGGCGCAAAGCTGTAGGATAGATAAGCCGCCTGTTCTGGAATTCGGGCGGCAACAGGAGTTCGACGATGACGTATGTCGTGACCGATAATTGCATTCGCTGCAAATATACGGACTGCGTCGAGGTCTGTCCGGTCGATTGCTTCTACGAAGGCGAAAACATGCTCGTCATCAATCCCGACGAGTGCATCGACTGTGGCGTATGTGAACCGGAATGCCCTGCCGAGGCGATCAGCCCCGACACCGAGCCGGGCCTCGACAAGTGGTTGGAATTGAATACGGAATATGCGGCAAAATGGCCCAATATTACCGCGAAGAAAGATGCCCTGCCGGAAGCCAAGGAAATGGACGGTGTGGCTGGCAAACTGGAGAAGTATTTCTCCGCCGAGCCTGGTAGCGGTGACTAATACCCGGCCAGCATTGCGGGTACTGCTTGCAGGCTGTTGCGAGCTGGACGGTATTGTATAAGTATGTCTTCGTTCCGGAAGACTTTGCGCTCCAGGAACGTGTACGTTCAGCCTGGCAAGACTGCCAGGTTGTCCGACATTACAGGAATGCAGGATTTATCACTTGCTTTTTCTGCAATGCATCGGCAAAAGACGAATGAAATCACGGGAAAACGCTCATATTTTAGGCGTGTTGCATTGCCAGATACGACATATTTGGCAATTTGTTGATTCTTTCGCGAAATTGTGTTAGGTTGCTCCAATAATTTCGGTGACTGGACGTCAATTCGTGGCGCTATGCGTTAATCTCTGAAAGGGCTGATCTTTAGTACCGGGCTGATGGCACCGGGGAAGATGATTGCGATTTGGCGTCGTCCCCCTCACCGTACACCCGGTCGGCTAGATTTGCCGTCAGATACGTTTTCAGTTCCAAGCCGACAAACAACTTCCGTGCTTCATTTCTCCGGAGCGCGGTCGAACATCATGTGTCAACCGGCGGGTCGCGCCGGGCACAACAGGGAGTAATGAAGCGTATGTCATCCCAGCAGAAAAAGTCTCCAGTAGCGCGTGGCGGTTTCAAGGCCGGTGAGGCCATCGTGTATCCGGCTCATGGCGTTGGTCAGATCGTCACTATTGAAGAGCAGGAAGTGGCAGGCCACAAGCTCGAGCTTTTCGTAATCGATTTCGAAAAAGACAAGATGCGCCTGAAGGTGCCGGTTGCCAAGGCCGCTTCCATCGGTATGCGCAAGCTGTCGGAGACCGACTATGTTGAACGTGCACTCAAGGTCGTACAGGGCCGCGCACGTGTGAAGCGTACCATGTGGTCGCGCCGCGCCCAGGAATATGATGCAAAGATCAATTCCGGCGATCTGATCTCGATCTCGGAAGTCGTTCGCGATCTTTTCCGCGCTGAGAACCAGCCGGAACAGTCTTATTCGGAACGCCAGCTTTATGAAGCTGCCCTTGATCGTATGGCGCGCGAAATCGCTGCCGTGAACAAGCTTTCGGAAACCGAAGCTGTTCGTCTGATCGAAGCGAATCTCGCCAAGGGACCGAAGCGCGGCAAAGCCGACGCTGAAGCAGACCTCGATGACGATGAAGTTGAAGCGGCATAAGCAGCTTTACTTCTCTTTCTTTTAAAAAGGCCCGGCATTATAGCCGGGCTTTTTTTCTCGATTGAGAAGAGTTCGCCTGCGTCATTCTCCGCGTGATGGAAAGCAGATTGCTTCAAAATGCATTGCGTCGAGCGGCTGGCGACTTGCTCGATCTGTTGGACCGGCGCTCAAGAGTTGTTTGCCCTTGTATGTCTGGGGATGTCGGTGTCTGACCTGCTAAGATATTGTTTGGCCATTCAATAGCCCCACAAATCCCTGTATTGCCCTTCGCACGTGATCGCATAGCAGGCGGACGCGCCTTGTTTGTCGGGTATCGCTATGGGTCAGTAGCCAGATATCGCCTACACAGGAACTGGCAGTTCCGGGTACGCGGATGAGTTTCGGTTCGCTATCGCCAAGAAAGCATGGGAGAAACGAGATGCCCATCCCAGCCCGCGTTGCTTGAAACTGTGATCCTATCTCCGCAAAGCGGACCGGATTTGCAGCCATTTTAATCCCGGTCGCTGACTCCCAATCTGATGGAACATGTTCGTTTGGTCCCAGCAACCAGGTTGCGGAAGCTGGTGACGGTTGTGTCATCAGATTTCGATGAATGTAGAATGCCATATGGAATTGGCAGAGTCTTGTTCCGTATAAATTGTCGGGTGGCGTCTTCCCGCCAACGACCACACGCAAAGCGACATCAGCTTCGCGGTTGACGAGATTAATCATTGACGTCGAGCCCACGATTTCCAGCCCAATGTCTGGATAGGCGGCCTTGAAATCTGCGAGGGATGGCATCAGCAGGTCAGTCGCCATTGAAATCGGGAGCGTGAACCTCAGAGGCCCGGAGACACGCTGATCCCGCCCAAAAATCCGAGCCTCGATCTGGGATGAGGCTGTCGCCATCTGTCCTGCGAGTTCAACAATGTCGCTTCCCGCATCCGTAAGCCGGTATCCGGATGCCAGCCTGTCGAACAGTTTTGTTTCCAGTGTTTCTTCCAGCCGACTGATACCACGTATGATCGTGGCATGATTGACGTCCAACGCATCTGCTGCAGCGCGAACCGTGCCGCCCTGAGCGACCGCGAGAAACATGCGAACCTCATTCCAGTGATCCATGGTGCGTTTTCTCACGAGGGTTGTGCGTTTATCTTCAGTTTAAACCTCCACGGGTTCGTCATATCTAGCTGTCAGGCAGGGTATGCGCAATATCGCGCATGGACCTGCGGCTCCCTGTCGTTCAACGAACCCAAGCGAGGATTTCATGGGTAAGCTCGTTTCCAAAGTCGCCGTTGTCACAGGTGGTTCCAGCGGTATTGGATTTGCCATCGCACAGCGCTTTATCAAGGAAGGCGCGACTGTCTATATTGCTGGTCGTCGCAAGGCGGAACTTGAAGCCGCCGTAAATAAGCTGGGACGAGGTGCTACGGCAATTCAGGCCGACATATCCGATCTGGGTAGCTTGGATCGGCTATTTGAAACAGTCCAGAACGAGGAGGGTGGTCTCGATATTCTTGTCGCCAATGCCGGCGTTGTGGAATTGAGTTCGATCCGCGATGCTTCGGAAGATCACTTCGACAAGATGTTCGATATCAATGTGAAAGGTACATACTTCACCGTCCAGGGAGCTCTTCCCGTGATGCGTGACGGCGGTTCGATCATTCTTCTTTCTACATGTATGACAAGCAAGGGAACGCCGGGCTACAGCGTCTATAATGCTACGAAGGCGGCGGTGCGATCTCTCGCGCGTTCGGCGGCGGCGGAACTACTTGCAAACAAGATAAGGGTGAACACGCTAAGCCCTGGGCCGATAGACACTCCCATTATTGAGTCGCAGGTCACAACACCGGAGGAAGCAGCGGCGTATCGCACGAACAGTGCCGCTTATGTGCCGCTGGGACGTCTGGGACGCCCGGAAGAGCTGGCATCTGCAGCCCTTTTCCTTGCATCGGACGAAAGCAGCTTCTCGACGGGAACAGACCTTGTCGTCGACGGAGGATTGACGCAGATCTAAATGAGATCTGACAAGTGGCCCGCTCTTTGAGTGGGCCACTTAGTTAAAATTCTATTGAATTTTGCAGCCAGTCATTAACCTTCCTAGTCATCTTCCTGCATTGTCAGAGATTTATCCTTGCTTGGTGGGAACCTGATCGCAGCTGACGCGTTCTCCCAGACACCAGTTCGTAAACGGGTTTGTTTTGCGGCGTAACTACTTTGGCCAAAGAATAGGCCTAGCGGGGAGTTTTGGGCGAATTCGCAAGTTTGTCCAATGAGTCTTTGTGGGACTGGCATATCCTTCCACTGAACGCCCGATGGGCGTGAGTTCAGAACAGGAGAACCAGATGAAGCAGTCATCCATGAGCAGTTCTTCCGCAGTTCCAGCCAATCGCATACCTATGGTTGCGCGTAGCCTCCCAGCGACAGCAGCCTCTTCTCAGTCAATGATCCGCAGCGCAATGTCGGCTCCCTATCTTGAGCGCGAAGAGGAACGAGCCCTCGCCATTCGCTGGAAGGAACTGAAAGATCAGGACGCACTTCACCGCATAACATCCGCACATATGCGACTGGTCATTTCCATGGCCGGGCGCTTCCGCAAGTTCAAACTGCCGATGAACGATCTCATCCAGGAAGGCTATGTCGGCCTTCTTGAAGCTGCTGCCCGTTTTGACCCCGAACGGGAAGTGCGCTTCTCGACCTATGCATCGTGGTGGATTCGTGCGTCTATGCAGGATTATATCCTGCGTAACTGGTCCATCGTGCGCGGCGGAACAAGTTCGGCGCAAAAGGCGCTGTTCTTCAATCTGCGGCGGCTTCGTTCAAAATTGGCTCAGTCCGACGACAATATGACCAAGGCCGAGATGTATCGCGAAATTTCCGATCAGCTGGGCGTTTCGACAAGCGATGTCGAGATCATGGACAGCCGTCTTTCGGGGCCGGATAGCTCCTTGTCGGCACCAGTGAACAACGAGGAATCGGGTGCAGTGCGTCGCATGGATTTTCTGGTTGACGACCATCCCTTGCAGGATGAGATCGCCGAAAGTTCCATCGATATGGAACGTCGCAATCAATGGCTCAATGTTGCTCTCGATACGTTGAACGAGCGCGAATTGCACATTATTCGCGAGCGTCGCCTTGATGATGACGGCGTGACGCTCGAAGCGCTGGGCGAAAAGCTTGGTATTTCCAAGGAGCGGGTGCGACAGATCGAAAGCCGTGCGATGGAGAAGCTGAAGATTGCCTTGTTGAGCCAGCACGAACTGGCAGCCTATCAGGCGTAAGCTGTTACAATCAGCGCAACACAAGTAGAGGGGCCGAACGGCTCCTTACTTTTGTGGTTCGGTGGCCTTGCCTTCAAGCCGTGACGACCAGTCCTCGACCTTGCGATTTTCGAGGCGGCGCACGGCATAGCGTTTCCAGCTGTCGGCGAGGTGCGAAAGCTCCGCCATCACGGACAGTTCGTCATAGTTCAACGTGTCGACATAAAGCAGGTGCCAGACACGATGCAGTGTCCAGTTTGGTGAAAGGCGGTCGGCGAGGATCATCGAATCGCCAGCTTCAACATTGCCTTCTTCCAGAACACGATAATACCAGCCTGTCCGCCCCGTCTTCTGCACGCGCACGGCCATGTCGGCGGTTGCAAAGCGTTCGTTCAGTTTCCAGCAGGGCTGGCGGCCCTGTGAAACCTCGACAAGTGCACTGCCGAGC from Brucella anthropi ATCC 49188 includes the following:
- a CDS encoding RNA polymerase factor sigma-32; this translates as MKQSSMSSSSAVPANRIPMVARSLPATAASSQSMIRSAMSAPYLEREEERALAIRWKELKDQDALHRITSAHMRLVISMAGRFRKFKLPMNDLIQEGYVGLLEAAARFDPEREVRFSTYASWWIRASMQDYILRNWSIVRGGTSSAQKALFFNLRRLRSKLAQSDDNMTKAEMYREISDQLGVSTSDVEIMDSRLSGPDSSLSAPVNNEESGAVRRMDFLVDDHPLQDEIAESSIDMERRNQWLNVALDTLNERELHIIRERRLDDDGVTLEALGEKLGISKERVRQIESRAMEKLKIALLSQHELAAYQA
- a CDS encoding SDR family NAD(P)-dependent oxidoreductase, with translation MGKLVSKVAVVTGGSSGIGFAIAQRFIKEGATVYIAGRRKAELEAAVNKLGRGATAIQADISDLGSLDRLFETVQNEEGGLDILVANAGVVELSSIRDASEDHFDKMFDINVKGTYFTVQGALPVMRDGGSIILLSTCMTSKGTPGYSVYNATKAAVRSLARSAAAELLANKIRVNTLSPGPIDTPIIESQVTTPEEAAAYRTNSAAYVPLGRLGRPEELASAALFLASDESSFSTGTDLVVDGGLTQI
- the fdxA gene encoding ferredoxin FdxA; the encoded protein is MTYVVTDNCIRCKYTDCVEVCPVDCFYEGENMLVINPDECIDCGVCEPECPAEAISPDTEPGLDKWLELNTEYAAKWPNITAKKDALPEAKEMDGVAGKLEKYFSAEPGSGD
- a CDS encoding MOSC domain-containing protein, coding for MTETCIHSVLAGKIAPLGPRSVPSGIDKQPVTGKVRVTFEGLDCDAQGDRKVHGGPEKALHHYPHDHYAVWREEIGENPRLSARGAFGENISTSGLNEHNVAVGDRFRLGSALVEVSQGRQPCWKLNERFATADMAVRVQKTGRTGWYYRVLEEGNVEAGDSMILADRLSPNWTLHRVWHLLYVDTLNYDELSVMAELSHLADSWKRYAVRRLENRKVEDWSSRLEGKATEPQK
- a CDS encoding CarD family transcriptional regulator translates to MSSQQKKSPVARGGFKAGEAIVYPAHGVGQIVTIEEQEVAGHKLELFVIDFEKDKMRLKVPVAKAASIGMRKLSETDYVERALKVVQGRARVKRTMWSRRAQEYDAKINSGDLISISEVVRDLFRAENQPEQSYSERQLYEAALDRMAREIAAVNKLSETEAVRLIEANLAKGPKRGKADAEADLDDDEVEAA
- a CDS encoding LysR family transcriptional regulator: MDHWNEVRMFLAVAQGGTVRAAADALDVNHATIIRGISRLEETLETKLFDRLASGYRLTDAGSDIVELAGQMATASSQIEARIFGRDQRVSGPLRFTLPISMATDLLMPSLADFKAAYPDIGLEIVGSTSMINLVNREADVALRVVVGGKTPPDNLYGTRLCQFHMAFYIHRNLMTQPSPASATWLLGPNEHVPSDWESATGIKMAANPVRFAEIGSQFQATRAGMGISFLPCFLGDSEPKLIRVPGTASSCVGDIWLLTHSDTRQTRRVRLLCDHVRRAIQGFVGLLNGQTIS